One window of Theropithecus gelada isolate Dixy chromosome 4, Tgel_1.0, whole genome shotgun sequence genomic DNA carries:
- the TFAP2B gene encoding transcription factor AP-2-beta isoform X2 has translation MHSPPRDQAAIMLWKLVENVKYEDIYEMLVHTYSSMDRHDGVPSHSSRLSQLGSVSQGPYSSAPPLSHTPSSDFQPPYFPPPYQPLPYHQSQDPYSHVNDPYSLNPLHQPQQHPWGQRQRQEVGSEAGSLLPQPRAALPQLSGLDPRRDYHSVRRPDVLLHSAHHGLDAGMGDSLSLHGLGHPGMEDVQSVEDANNSGMNLLDQSVIKKVPVPPKSVTSLMMNKDGFLGGMSVNTGEVFCSVPGRLSLLSSTSKYKVTVGEVQRRLSPPECLNASLLGGVLRRAKSKNGGRSLRERLEKIGLNLPAGRRKAANVTLLTSLVEGEAVHLARDFGYICETEFPAKAVSEYLNRQHTDPSDLHSRKNMLLATKQLCKEFTDLLAQDRTPIGNSRPSPILEPGIQSCLTHFSLITHGFGAPAICAALTALQNYLTEALKGMDKMFLNNTTSNRHTSGEGPGSKTGDKEEKHRK, from the exons ATGCACTCACCTCCTAGAGACCAGGCTGCCATCATGCTCTGGAAGCTCGTGGAGAATGTCAAGTACGAAGATATCTATGAG ATGTTAGTCCACACCTATTCATCCATG GACCGGCACGATGGTGTCCCGAGCCACAGCTCGCGGCTCTCCCAGCTGGGCTCGGTGTCCCAGGGACCCTACTCGAGCGCCCCGCCGCTGTCCCACACCCCGTCGTCGGACTTCCAGCCGCCCTACTTTCCACCCCCCTACCAGCCGCTCCCCTACCACCAGAGCCAGGACCCCTACTCCCACGTCAACGACCCCTACTCCCTGAACCCCCTGCACCAGCCCCAGCAGCATCCCTGGGGGCAACGACAGCGGCAAGAAGTGGGTTCGGAAGCCGGatctctcctgccccagcctcggGCCGCCTTGCCCCAGCTCTCGGGCCTTGACCCCCGGAGGGACTACCACTCGGTCCGCCGGCCGGACGTGCTGCTGCATTCGGCGCACCACGGCCTGGACGCGGGCATGGGTGACAGCCTCTCGCTGCACGGCCTCGGCCATCCCGGCATGGAAGACGTCCAG TCAGTTGAAGATGCCAATAACAGCGGCATGAATCTATTGGACCAGTCTGTCATTAAAAAAG ttCCGGTTCCTCCCAAATCGGTGACTTCTCTAATGATGAATAAAGATGGCTTCCTGGGAGGCATGTCTGTCAACACCGGCGAGGTGTTTTGCTCCGTTCCAGGCCGTTTGTCTCTGCTCAGTTCAACTTCGAAGTACAAAGTAACTGTGGGAGAAGTTCAGAGACGGCTGTCGCCCCCCGAATGCCTCAATGCATCTCTCCTCGGCGGAGTCCTCAGAAG AGCCAAATCGAAAAATGGGGGGAGATCTTTGCGAGAAAGGCTAGAAAAAATCGGTTTGAATTTACCCGCGGGCAGGCGCAAAGCAGCAAATGTCACGTTACTCACCTCCCTGGTGGAAG GAGAAGCTGTTCACTTAGCTCGGGATTTTGGGTACATTTGCGAAACAGAGTTTCCCGCCAAAGCCGTCTCTGAGTATTTGAACCGGCAGCACACAGACCCGAGTGACCTGCACTCCCGAAAGAATATGCTGTTGGCCACCAA GCAACTTTGTAAAGAATTTACGGATCTGCTGGCGCAGGACCGGACACCGATCGGGAACAGCCGACCCAGCCCCATCCTGGAGCCGGGGATCCAGAGCTGCCTCACGCACTTCAGCCTCATCACGCACGGCTTCGGCGCCCCGGCCATTTGCGCCGCGCTCACGGCCCTGCAGAACTATCTCACCGAGGCGCTCAAAGGCATGGACAAGATGTTCTTGAACAACACCACCAGTAACAGGCACACGTCTGGGGAAGGCCCAGGTAGTAAAACTGGCGACAAGGAGGAGAaacacaggaaatga
- the TFAP2B gene encoding transcription factor AP-2-beta isoform X3, whose protein sequence is MHSPPRDQAAIMLWKLVENVKYEDIYEDRHDGVPSHSSRLSQLGSVSQGPYSSAPPLSHTPSSDFQPPYFPPPYQPLPYHQSQDPYSHVNDPYSLNPLHQPQQHPWGQRQRQEVGSEAGSLLPQPRAALPQLSGLDPRRDYHSVRRPDVLLHSAHHGLDAGMGDSLSLHGLGHPGMEDVQSVEDANNSGMNLLDQSVIKKVPVPPKSVTSLMMNKDGFLGGMSVNTGEVFCSVPGRLSLLSSTSKYKVTVGEVQRRLSPPECLNASLLGGVLRRAKSKNGGRSLRERLEKIGLNLPAGRRKAANVTLLTSLVEGEAVHLARDFGYICETEFPAKAVSEYLNRQHTDPSDLHSRKNMLLATKQLCKEFTDLLAQDRTPIGNSRPSPILEPGIQSCLTHFSLITHGFGAPAICAALTALQNYLTEALKGMDKMFLNNTTSNRHTSGEGPGSKTGDKEEKHRK, encoded by the exons ATGCACTCACCTCCTAGAGACCAGGCTGCCATCATGCTCTGGAAGCTCGTGGAGAATGTCAAGTACGAAGATATCTATGAG GACCGGCACGATGGTGTCCCGAGCCACAGCTCGCGGCTCTCCCAGCTGGGCTCGGTGTCCCAGGGACCCTACTCGAGCGCCCCGCCGCTGTCCCACACCCCGTCGTCGGACTTCCAGCCGCCCTACTTTCCACCCCCCTACCAGCCGCTCCCCTACCACCAGAGCCAGGACCCCTACTCCCACGTCAACGACCCCTACTCCCTGAACCCCCTGCACCAGCCCCAGCAGCATCCCTGGGGGCAACGACAGCGGCAAGAAGTGGGTTCGGAAGCCGGatctctcctgccccagcctcggGCCGCCTTGCCCCAGCTCTCGGGCCTTGACCCCCGGAGGGACTACCACTCGGTCCGCCGGCCGGACGTGCTGCTGCATTCGGCGCACCACGGCCTGGACGCGGGCATGGGTGACAGCCTCTCGCTGCACGGCCTCGGCCATCCCGGCATGGAAGACGTCCAG TCAGTTGAAGATGCCAATAACAGCGGCATGAATCTATTGGACCAGTCTGTCATTAAAAAAG ttCCGGTTCCTCCCAAATCGGTGACTTCTCTAATGATGAATAAAGATGGCTTCCTGGGAGGCATGTCTGTCAACACCGGCGAGGTGTTTTGCTCCGTTCCAGGCCGTTTGTCTCTGCTCAGTTCAACTTCGAAGTACAAAGTAACTGTGGGAGAAGTTCAGAGACGGCTGTCGCCCCCCGAATGCCTCAATGCATCTCTCCTCGGCGGAGTCCTCAGAAG AGCCAAATCGAAAAATGGGGGGAGATCTTTGCGAGAAAGGCTAGAAAAAATCGGTTTGAATTTACCCGCGGGCAGGCGCAAAGCAGCAAATGTCACGTTACTCACCTCCCTGGTGGAAG GAGAAGCTGTTCACTTAGCTCGGGATTTTGGGTACATTTGCGAAACAGAGTTTCCCGCCAAAGCCGTCTCTGAGTATTTGAACCGGCAGCACACAGACCCGAGTGACCTGCACTCCCGAAAGAATATGCTGTTGGCCACCAA GCAACTTTGTAAAGAATTTACGGATCTGCTGGCGCAGGACCGGACACCGATCGGGAACAGCCGACCCAGCCCCATCCTGGAGCCGGGGATCCAGAGCTGCCTCACGCACTTCAGCCTCATCACGCACGGCTTCGGCGCCCCGGCCATTTGCGCCGCGCTCACGGCCCTGCAGAACTATCTCACCGAGGCGCTCAAAGGCATGGACAAGATGTTCTTGAACAACACCACCAGTAACAGGCACACGTCTGGGGAAGGCCCAGGTAGTAAAACTGGCGACAAGGAGGAGAaacacaggaaatga
- the TFAP2B gene encoding transcription factor AP-2-beta isoform X1, with protein MWPSESTWGGLSFRSLLPLSREERTKAGLFHLSLVFFFSSSLSLSVSLCLCLFLFLCLLLSLSVPSSLRSQDRHDGVPSHSSRLSQLGSVSQGPYSSAPPLSHTPSSDFQPPYFPPPYQPLPYHQSQDPYSHVNDPYSLNPLHQPQQHPWGQRQRQEVGSEAGSLLPQPRAALPQLSGLDPRRDYHSVRRPDVLLHSAHHGLDAGMGDSLSLHGLGHPGMEDVQSVEDANNSGMNLLDQSVIKKVPVPPKSVTSLMMNKDGFLGGMSVNTGEVFCSVPGRLSLLSSTSKYKVTVGEVQRRLSPPECLNASLLGGVLRRAKSKNGGRSLRERLEKIGLNLPAGRRKAANVTLLTSLVEGEAVHLARDFGYICETEFPAKAVSEYLNRQHTDPSDLHSRKNMLLATKQLCKEFTDLLAQDRTPIGNSRPSPILEPGIQSCLTHFSLITHGFGAPAICAALTALQNYLTEALKGMDKMFLNNTTSNRHTSGEGPGSKTGDKEEKHRK; from the exons ATGTGGCCCTCTGAGTCAACTTGGGGGGGTCTAAGTTTCAGATCCTTGCTTCCCTTGTCCCGGGAAGAGCGTACAAAAGCCGGGCTCTTCCATTTgtcacttgtattttttttttcttcctctctgtcactctctgtctctctctgcctctgtctctttctctttctctgtctccttctctcgctctctgtcccttcctctctccGCTCCCAGGACCGGCACGATGGTGTCCCGAGCCACAGCTCGCGGCTCTCCCAGCTGGGCTCGGTGTCCCAGGGACCCTACTCGAGCGCCCCGCCGCTGTCCCACACCCCGTCGTCGGACTTCCAGCCGCCCTACTTTCCACCCCCCTACCAGCCGCTCCCCTACCACCAGAGCCAGGACCCCTACTCCCACGTCAACGACCCCTACTCCCTGAACCCCCTGCACCAGCCCCAGCAGCATCCCTGGGGGCAACGACAGCGGCAAGAAGTGGGTTCGGAAGCCGGatctctcctgccccagcctcggGCCGCCTTGCCCCAGCTCTCGGGCCTTGACCCCCGGAGGGACTACCACTCGGTCCGCCGGCCGGACGTGCTGCTGCATTCGGCGCACCACGGCCTGGACGCGGGCATGGGTGACAGCCTCTCGCTGCACGGCCTCGGCCATCCCGGCATGGAAGACGTCCAG TCAGTTGAAGATGCCAATAACAGCGGCATGAATCTATTGGACCAGTCTGTCATTAAAAAAG ttCCGGTTCCTCCCAAATCGGTGACTTCTCTAATGATGAATAAAGATGGCTTCCTGGGAGGCATGTCTGTCAACACCGGCGAGGTGTTTTGCTCCGTTCCAGGCCGTTTGTCTCTGCTCAGTTCAACTTCGAAGTACAAAGTAACTGTGGGAGAAGTTCAGAGACGGCTGTCGCCCCCCGAATGCCTCAATGCATCTCTCCTCGGCGGAGTCCTCAGAAG AGCCAAATCGAAAAATGGGGGGAGATCTTTGCGAGAAAGGCTAGAAAAAATCGGTTTGAATTTACCCGCGGGCAGGCGCAAAGCAGCAAATGTCACGTTACTCACCTCCCTGGTGGAAG GAGAAGCTGTTCACTTAGCTCGGGATTTTGGGTACATTTGCGAAACAGAGTTTCCCGCCAAAGCCGTCTCTGAGTATTTGAACCGGCAGCACACAGACCCGAGTGACCTGCACTCCCGAAAGAATATGCTGTTGGCCACCAA GCAACTTTGTAAAGAATTTACGGATCTGCTGGCGCAGGACCGGACACCGATCGGGAACAGCCGACCCAGCCCCATCCTGGAGCCGGGGATCCAGAGCTGCCTCACGCACTTCAGCCTCATCACGCACGGCTTCGGCGCCCCGGCCATTTGCGCCGCGCTCACGGCCCTGCAGAACTATCTCACCGAGGCGCTCAAAGGCATGGACAAGATGTTCTTGAACAACACCACCAGTAACAGGCACACGTCTGGGGAAGGCCCAGGTAGTAAAACTGGCGACAAGGAGGAGAaacacaggaaatga